The Marinobacter halotolerans genome includes a window with the following:
- a CDS encoding ABC transporter substrate-binding protein encodes MTRSLLAPVFALLLGLAVTSPATAAEEFRVGYVRVMDDAQAMLAYEAGLYEKYGLDAQLIEFSSGTDLIKGIVGGQLDIGVLGFSNAFTWVSRGADLKIVGGAQRGYHSLVVREDSGIESVADLEGKSLASQKQGSTADIVLKGVMLANAGLQPEDLNIMGVAPAVAVQSLVGGRVDAAFLFEPYDRIAQLVAPVKQIYEIGEVWPFPCMVVITSAETLKNRKDALWAALDAQREAIEMLENDPAKAAPLITDYFIKDEFVKSRNQGNIPAETVITQAIQTNDFSAKLTESDINRMKELAGIMKAQGILPADSDFNVDSLLDLSWQQARGL; translated from the coding sequence ATGACCCGTTCTTTACTGGCTCCAGTTTTTGCCCTTCTGCTGGGCCTGGCTGTCACCAGCCCGGCAACAGCAGCCGAAGAATTCCGTGTTGGCTACGTGCGGGTTATGGACGACGCCCAGGCCATGCTGGCCTATGAAGCAGGCCTCTATGAGAAATACGGTCTGGATGCACAGCTGATCGAATTTTCCTCTGGTACGGACCTGATCAAAGGCATCGTGGGCGGCCAGCTAGACATCGGCGTGCTTGGCTTCTCCAACGCCTTCACCTGGGTGTCTCGCGGGGCGGATCTGAAAATCGTCGGCGGCGCCCAGCGCGGTTATCACTCCTTGGTGGTGCGGGAAGATTCCGGCATTGAGTCCGTCGCAGACCTGGAAGGCAAAAGCCTCGCTTCCCAGAAGCAGGGCAGCACCGCCGACATCGTGCTCAAGGGCGTGATGCTGGCCAACGCCGGCCTTCAGCCAGAAGACCTGAATATCATGGGTGTGGCACCTGCCGTAGCGGTTCAGTCCCTGGTTGGCGGTCGCGTGGACGCAGCTTTCCTGTTCGAACCCTATGACCGTATTGCCCAGTTGGTAGCGCCCGTTAAACAGATCTACGAGATCGGTGAAGTATGGCCATTCCCCTGCATGGTGGTCATCACCTCTGCCGAAACCCTGAAAAACCGCAAGGACGCGCTTTGGGCAGCACTGGACGCCCAACGCGAGGCCATCGAGATGCTTGAGAACGATCCGGCAAAGGCGGCTCCGCTGATCACCGACTATTTCATCAAAGACGAGTTCGTAAAGTCCCGCAACCAGGGCAATATCCCGGCAGAGACGGTCATTACCCAGGCCATCCAGACCAACGACTTCAGCGCCAAGCTGACAGAAAGCGACATCAACCGCATGAAGGAACTGGCCGGCATCATGAAGGCCCAGGGTATTCTTCCGGCGGATAGCGATTTCAACGTTGATTCCCTGCTTGATCTGTCCTGGCAGCAGGCGCGCGGGCTGTAA
- a CDS encoding TetR/AcrR family transcriptional regulator — MTDARPKKTSRRKVSDKAQLTRDHWLDAAAGEVAAGGFGNLRVLTLAKKLGVTRGSFYWHFKDHEDLVTSFLNRWRDRRLHELQYWKPKGGDVETELRQILELLLTDASRNIRRLQVELAVRDFARRNEYAADLVNEVDESRISQNCELYKRLSNDPQRIRDLSLLMYVATIGSQVVLTGKKGDAETIRRVEDLMARVALGQRDEIE, encoded by the coding sequence ATGACTGACGCCAGACCGAAGAAAACCAGCCGCCGCAAGGTCTCCGACAAAGCCCAGCTTACCCGGGATCATTGGCTGGACGCCGCCGCCGGGGAAGTGGCCGCCGGCGGCTTTGGCAACCTGCGGGTGCTGACCCTGGCCAAGAAACTGGGTGTCACCCGTGGCAGCTTCTACTGGCACTTCAAGGATCATGAGGATCTGGTGACCAGCTTCCTGAACCGCTGGCGGGATAGACGCTTGCACGAACTGCAGTACTGGAAGCCAAAAGGCGGCGACGTGGAGACCGAGTTGCGTCAGATTCTGGAGCTGCTGCTGACGGATGCATCCCGAAACATTCGGCGCCTGCAGGTAGAACTGGCGGTACGGGACTTTGCCCGACGTAATGAATATGCGGCGGATCTGGTCAATGAAGTGGACGAATCCCGAATCAGCCAGAACTGCGAGCTGTATAAACGCCTGAGCAATGACCCCCAGCGTATCCGCGACCTGTCACTGCTAATGTATGTGGCGACGATCGGCTCGCAGGTTGTGTTGACCGGTAAGAAGGGTGATGCCGAGACCATTCGGCGGGTTGAAGACCTGATGGCACGTGTGGCTCTGGGGCAGCGGGATGAGATTGAGTAG
- the rluF gene encoding 23S rRNA pseudouridine(2604) synthase RluF yields the protein MPGKDSTRLNKYISESGLCSRREADRYIENGNVVINGKAAQVGDQVFPGDTVLVNGQRVEPKAEQDLVFIALNKPVGVVSTTDPAEPRNIVNHVGHSERIFPIGRLDKDSQGLIFLTSNGDLVNRILRAGNNHEKEYLVTVNRPVTVDFLKGMASGVPILGTVTKPCKVEKVSKSVFRITLVQGLNRQIRRMCEFFDFEVVKLERVRIMNIQLKGLKPGQWRDLTAKELDALFEMIKHSSSEAVPGKRREVRKPASQKPPPQKPSKRPARKPKKKARKPSVKR from the coding sequence ATGCCCGGCAAAGATTCCACCCGTCTGAACAAATACATCAGTGAAAGTGGCCTATGCTCCCGGCGTGAGGCGGACCGTTACATCGAAAACGGCAATGTGGTGATTAACGGGAAGGCGGCCCAGGTGGGAGATCAGGTCTTCCCGGGCGACACGGTGTTGGTGAACGGCCAGAGAGTGGAACCGAAAGCCGAGCAGGACCTGGTGTTTATCGCGCTGAACAAGCCAGTGGGAGTAGTGAGCACCACGGACCCGGCGGAGCCGCGTAACATCGTCAATCATGTAGGCCATAGCGAACGCATTTTCCCGATTGGCCGCCTGGATAAGGACTCCCAGGGCCTGATCTTCCTGACCAGCAACGGCGATCTGGTGAACAGGATTCTCCGGGCGGGCAACAACCATGAGAAGGAATACCTGGTCACGGTGAACCGGCCGGTGACGGTCGACTTCCTGAAAGGCATGGCCTCGGGCGTACCGATTCTGGGAACGGTCACCAAACCCTGCAAGGTGGAGAAGGTGTCAAAAAGCGTATTCCGGATAACCCTGGTGCAGGGCCTGAACCGGCAGATTCGCCGAATGTGCGAGTTCTTCGATTTTGAGGTGGTCAAGCTCGAACGAGTGCGCATTATGAATATCCAGCTCAAGGGGCTTAAACCCGGTCAGTGGCGGGACCTGACGGCGAAGGAACTGGACGCTTTGTTCGAGATGATCAAACATTCGTCTTCGGAAGCCGTGCCGGGCAAACGCCGGGAGGTTCGAAAGCCGGCATCGCAAAAGCCACCACCACAAAAACCGTCGAAGCGACCGGCCCGGAAGCCAAAAAAGAAAGCCCGCAAACCCAGCGTGAAACGCTAA
- a CDS encoding ABC transporter permease, with product MSNTQSTGVASKRAYVFAIAVILFFWQVAAWFLPDFLMPDVPAAFVRLWEELNSPVFWEGLGNSMTRLGAGYGAAIILGILIGLVGGTLNAVRSTLKAAIIILQSIPSIAWVPLFLILMGFGNLPIIVVVAIGAFFPTALSVMNATESVEKVHISAARVMGASKFQMLKRVYFPAVTPELITGAQLAFGNAWRALISAEMIVGFSAGLGKSLAYSGEIADMTGVMTNILVIAVLAAVIDQVILERIKHRLLRYQYL from the coding sequence ATGAGCAATACCCAGTCCACCGGCGTTGCCAGCAAACGGGCCTATGTTTTCGCCATCGCCGTCATCCTGTTCTTCTGGCAGGTGGCGGCCTGGTTCCTGCCGGACTTCCTGATGCCAGACGTACCGGCGGCCTTTGTTCGCCTGTGGGAAGAACTCAACAGCCCGGTATTCTGGGAAGGGCTGGGCAACAGCATGACCCGTCTGGGTGCCGGTTACGGCGCCGCGATTATACTAGGCATCCTGATCGGGCTGGTGGGCGGAACTCTCAATGCCGTCCGCAGCACCCTGAAAGCGGCCATCATCATTCTGCAGTCGATCCCGTCCATTGCCTGGGTGCCGCTGTTCCTGATCCTGATGGGCTTCGGCAATCTGCCGATCATCGTGGTCGTTGCCATCGGCGCCTTCTTCCCCACGGCCCTGAGCGTAATGAACGCCACGGAAAGCGTGGAAAAAGTTCATATCTCGGCCGCCCGGGTTATGGGCGCCTCAAAGTTCCAGATGCTCAAGCGGGTCTACTTCCCGGCCGTCACTCCGGAGCTGATTACCGGCGCCCAGCTGGCTTTCGGTAATGCCTGGCGCGCGCTGATTTCCGCCGAGATGATCGTTGGTTTCAGCGCCGGTCTTGGTAAATCCCTGGCCTATTCCGGCGAAATCGCAGACATGACAGGGGTCATGACCAACATTCTGGTGATAGCGGTGCTGGCGGCAGTTATTGATCAGGTTATCCTCGAACGCATCAAACATAGGCTACTGCGTTACCAGTATCTCTGA
- a CDS encoding alpha/beta fold hydrolase has translation MTTQVHVQSESIRQPVVPGASDTIGLSATRMALRLLGRVSPEKAGRLVNHMAFRPSRLPMPSRYEYLLDSVDGYTQLQHGAYIIPVYSWGNGPVILGVHGWSGAGIQFGAWITPLVDAGYRVVLFDAPAHGRAQGERTDLFDMAEVVAKVAASVGEIHGILSHSMGSLAAARAIADGLQAGYLLMLAPPLSLRSVMDHLGRQLGLSAEVLAVHLRLMEEQFGPSVWDKLDMESLSRALTQRGLVVLDQDDSSIEPAQSERVHSGWVQGDILRTRGLGHHRILRSPLVLDKVLQDLARTELH, from the coding sequence ATGACAACACAAGTGCACGTTCAATCAGAAAGCATCCGCCAGCCAGTCGTTCCCGGCGCATCGGACACGATCGGGCTTTCAGCCACCCGCATGGCACTGCGACTTCTTGGCCGCGTGTCCCCGGAAAAAGCCGGGCGCCTGGTAAATCACATGGCGTTTCGGCCCTCGCGGCTGCCAATGCCTTCCCGCTATGAATACCTGCTGGACTCGGTCGACGGCTACACCCAGCTTCAGCACGGCGCCTACATCATTCCCGTGTATTCCTGGGGCAACGGCCCCGTTATTCTGGGGGTTCACGGCTGGTCAGGCGCGGGCATCCAGTTTGGCGCCTGGATAACACCACTTGTAGACGCGGGGTATCGTGTGGTGCTGTTCGATGCCCCTGCCCATGGCCGCGCCCAGGGTGAGCGGACGGATCTGTTTGACATGGCCGAGGTGGTCGCCAAAGTCGCCGCCAGCGTCGGCGAGATCCACGGCATCCTCTCGCACTCAATGGGCAGCCTTGCCGCCGCCCGGGCCATTGCAGACGGTTTGCAGGCAGGGTATCTGCTGATGCTGGCGCCGCCGTTGAGCCTGCGTTCAGTCATGGACCACCTGGGGCGACAACTGGGCCTCAGTGCCGAAGTCCTCGCCGTTCATCTACGCTTGATGGAAGAACAGTTCGGACCGTCCGTCTGGGACAAACTGGACATGGAAAGCCTATCCCGCGCCCTGACCCAACGCGGGCTGGTCGTACTGGATCAGGATGACAGCTCCATCGAGCCCGCCCAGAGCGAACGTGTTCATTCAGGCTGGGTGCAAGGGGACATTCTCCGCACCCGTGGATTGGGCCACCATCGGATACTGCGTAGCCCGTTGGTGCTGGATAAAGTGCTGCAGGATCTGGCGCGTACAGAATTGCACTGA
- a CDS encoding ABC transporter ATP-binding protein → MRLHFDQVTKSFGDLNVIKQFDTTIGNGEIVALVGPSGCGKSTLLHMLAGLQQPSSGTLTADGMSVANPSPERTLVFQEHALYPWMTLLENVSLALEFQDKPRKTSLTEARKWLEKVKLVGFEDYYPHQVSGGMRQRCALARAFIARPKVLLLDEPFGALDALTRMTLQSVLKDLIEEERPTVVLVTHDVDEALYLADRVMVFSHRPATVLREVELGHIPKTHDLSVFADVRREVLSLLGIDVEEHTPNDSRGEMA, encoded by the coding sequence ATGAGACTTCACTTTGATCAGGTCACCAAATCATTTGGTGACCTGAACGTGATCAAGCAGTTCGATACCACAATCGGCAACGGTGAAATCGTTGCGCTTGTAGGTCCGTCCGGTTGCGGAAAGTCTACGCTGTTACATATGCTTGCCGGACTTCAACAACCTTCGTCCGGGACCCTGACTGCCGATGGCATGTCTGTTGCCAATCCCTCTCCAGAGCGCACCCTGGTCTTCCAGGAGCACGCCCTGTACCCGTGGATGACCTTACTGGAAAACGTATCCCTGGCGCTGGAATTCCAGGACAAGCCCCGCAAGACGTCCCTCACTGAAGCCCGTAAATGGCTGGAGAAAGTGAAACTGGTCGGCTTTGAAGACTACTACCCCCATCAGGTGTCCGGAGGCATGCGCCAGCGCTGTGCCCTGGCCAGGGCGTTTATCGCCCGGCCCAAAGTACTGTTGCTGGATGAACCCTTCGGCGCCCTGGATGCGCTGACCCGAATGACCCTGCAGAGTGTCCTCAAGGACCTGATCGAGGAAGAGCGCCCCACCGTTGTTCTGGTCACTCATGATGTGGACGAAGCGCTATACCTGGCAGACCGGGTCATGGTTTTCAGCCACCGCCCGGCAACCGTGTTGCGGGAAGTCGAGCTGGGCCACATTCCGAAAACCCACGACCTGTCGGTTTTTGCCGATGTCCGCCGGGAGGTCCTGAGCCTGCTCGGCATTGATGTTGAAGAACACACCCCTAACGATTCCCGAGGAGAAATGGCATGA
- a CDS encoding DMT family transporter, with product MSGKTVNSAILLLIIGNAMAILSDVFIKLLEPGAPVFQFAFLRCVLTLFMLMPLAGKLNRKHLLEGIKVHAVRAHIHLAGILCMVVALGNLPLATANAVFYAAPILVMVLAAILFRERLTPLSITAVFSGFLGIVLILRPVEFNWAAVAALGAAFALAINAVMVRQLPKQQSTVHKLFLNYLLIIPAAGALALWEGAAWDSSMLISAAGSALFILGYNITVLLAYRQVDANQVTSAEYTGLIWAVAIGWIGFGEVPDLWFLAGSAMIVLPLLAIGLKHRRPPKAPARGFGSNQRPERSIVT from the coding sequence ATGTCAGGAAAAACCGTAAACAGCGCCATCCTGTTGCTGATCATCGGCAATGCAATGGCCATCCTGTCGGATGTGTTTATCAAGCTACTCGAGCCCGGCGCGCCGGTGTTCCAGTTTGCCTTCCTGCGCTGCGTCCTGACCCTGTTCATGCTGATGCCGCTGGCCGGCAAACTGAACCGGAAGCACCTGCTCGAAGGCATCAAAGTTCACGCTGTGCGCGCCCATATCCACCTGGCCGGCATACTCTGCATGGTCGTGGCCCTGGGCAACCTGCCCCTGGCTACCGCCAACGCCGTGTTCTATGCCGCACCGATTCTGGTCATGGTGCTGGCCGCTATCCTCTTCAGGGAACGGCTCACACCCCTGAGCATCACCGCCGTATTCAGCGGGTTCCTGGGCATCGTGCTGATCCTGCGCCCGGTGGAATTCAACTGGGCTGCTGTTGCAGCGCTGGGCGCCGCTTTCGCGCTGGCCATCAACGCCGTGATGGTGCGCCAGCTGCCGAAACAGCAGAGCACGGTTCACAAACTGTTCCTGAATTACCTGCTGATCATCCCGGCCGCCGGCGCACTGGCACTCTGGGAAGGTGCAGCCTGGGACAGCTCCATGCTGATCAGCGCTGCCGGTTCAGCCCTGTTCATTCTCGGCTACAACATCACCGTATTGCTGGCCTACCGCCAGGTAGACGCCAACCAGGTGACGAGCGCCGAATACACCGGACTCATCTGGGCCGTGGCCATTGGCTGGATCGGATTCGGGGAAGTACCTGATCTGTGGTTCCTGGCCGGCAGTGCCATGATCGTACTGCCCCTTCTGGCCATCGGCCTGAAGCACCGGCGCCCGCCAAAGGCGCCGGCCCGGGGATTTGGCAGCAATCAGCGCCCGGAAAGATCGATCGTGACATGA
- a CDS encoding LysR family transcriptional regulator translates to MKLPPLKSLPVFEAVARLNSFSQAAEELAVGQSAVSHQIKQLETYLGEKLFYRSGRTLTLTDEGRQYLDGVSTALLQIERVSEQLLGHEESMLRLSVFSSFAVRWLVPRLPDLKRQHPQLELSLEMSSSNPVLSDRVADCFITVKPDSRAFSYELLYTERLFPVCSQDYWQKIRRELALEEATGDPGAVSLTPAMVAEFPLLSTHSIYDRQGGDWEAWYREAGLTLPKSSRLLHSSHMLLSLEAARFHQGIALTNDYMLSTRKDSEDFVQLPCHSVMTGDTFYFAWKTSRRRERGIQILRRWLVDEAIRGGLRSE, encoded by the coding sequence ATGAAACTGCCACCGCTTAAATCCCTGCCTGTTTTCGAGGCCGTTGCCCGTCTGAACAGCTTTTCACAGGCTGCCGAGGAGCTGGCCGTGGGCCAGAGTGCGGTCAGTCATCAGATCAAGCAGCTGGAAACTTACCTTGGCGAGAAGCTGTTCTACCGCAGTGGACGCACGCTGACGCTGACGGATGAGGGGCGGCAGTACCTGGATGGCGTCAGCACGGCGTTGTTGCAGATTGAGCGGGTGAGTGAGCAGTTGCTGGGGCATGAGGAATCCATGTTGCGGCTGTCTGTGTTCAGTTCCTTTGCGGTGCGCTGGCTGGTGCCGCGCTTGCCGGATCTGAAGCGGCAGCACCCGCAGCTGGAGTTGTCGCTGGAGATGAGTAGCAGTAATCCGGTGTTGTCTGACCGGGTGGCGGATTGCTTCATTACCGTCAAGCCGGATTCGCGGGCGTTCAGCTACGAGCTGCTTTACACGGAGCGTCTGTTTCCAGTGTGCAGCCAGGATTACTGGCAGAAGATTCGCAGGGAGCTGGCGCTGGAGGAGGCAACCGGTGACCCGGGGGCGGTGTCGCTTACACCAGCAATGGTGGCGGAGTTTCCGTTACTTTCTACCCACAGTATTTATGACCGGCAGGGTGGCGACTGGGAGGCCTGGTATCGCGAGGCGGGGCTGACTCTGCCGAAGTCCAGCCGGTTACTGCATTCAAGTCACATGCTGTTGTCGCTTGAGGCGGCGCGTTTTCATCAGGGGATTGCGCTGACGAACGACTACATGCTCAGTACACGGAAGGATTCGGAGGATTTTGTGCAGCTGCCTTGCCATTCGGTGATGACCGGAGACACGTTCTATTTCGCCTGGAAAACCAGCCGCCGCCGGGAGCGGGGGATTCAGATCCTGCGTCGGTGGCTGGTTGATGAGGCGATTCGGGGTGGCCTCAGGTCCGAGTGA
- a CDS encoding gamma-glutamylcyclotransferase, producing the protein MSFSTIEHNRRRQNFEGISSVWLFGYGSLIYKVDFPFLEKRPATITGWQRRFWQGSHDHRGTPEAPGRVVTLIETPGARCKGMAFRVSPDVFEQLDVREKNGYLRFSTPMEFDNGAVEDGLVYIATEDNPAFLGPATSEDIARQIARSIGPSGPNRDYLLNLAEALRALGDHDAHVFEIEDHLR; encoded by the coding sequence ATGTCTTTCAGTACCATCGAGCACAACCGCCGACGACAGAATTTCGAGGGCATTTCCTCGGTCTGGTTGTTCGGGTATGGGTCACTTATCTATAAGGTGGATTTTCCCTTTCTGGAGAAGCGCCCGGCTACCATCACTGGCTGGCAGCGTCGGTTCTGGCAGGGGTCCCACGACCACCGGGGCACGCCCGAGGCACCCGGGCGTGTTGTGACGCTGATTGAAACCCCGGGTGCCCGCTGCAAGGGCATGGCGTTCCGGGTGTCGCCGGATGTGTTTGAGCAACTGGATGTGCGGGAGAAGAACGGCTATTTGCGCTTCAGCACGCCCATGGAATTCGATAATGGCGCGGTGGAAGATGGCCTGGTGTACATTGCCACCGAAGACAACCCGGCTTTTCTGGGCCCGGCAACCTCTGAAGACATCGCCCGCCAGATTGCCCGGTCAATCGGCCCCAGCGGCCCCAATCGTGACTATCTACTGAACCTGGCGGAGGCGCTGCGTGCCCTTGGTGATCATGATGCGCACGTGTTCGAGATCGAAGACCACCTCCGATAA
- a CDS encoding GlxA family transcriptional regulator, with the protein MFRVAIVALPRCHASGVHGILDFFTVANYCGAPPSGTDESLFDCQVVTVDDQPVRGYSGALVTPTIARNDFQADLIVVGSSVEAAIGAEYLDRALAPAKPIHGWLLDAKARGAVIASVCTGSFVLAEAGLMDDAVATTHWRAAPMFRDRYPDIRLDENQLVVDNGQIICAGGATAFVDLCLYLVERFASPSVALACSKMLVMDGRRQEQTPYMAFYSTKAHQDEAIRKAQGWLEAHYAEPVTIDEVASVAGLGTRTFKRRFKEATGETPISYLQHLRIEAAKHLLESSREQTARIIWSVGYEDASSFRRLFKRTAGCTMEQYRKRFSYVSPAAA; encoded by the coding sequence ATGTTCAGGGTTGCCATAGTTGCCTTGCCCCGGTGCCACGCTTCCGGGGTCCACGGGATTCTCGATTTTTTCACGGTGGCCAATTACTGCGGAGCGCCGCCCTCTGGCACTGATGAGTCGTTGTTTGACTGCCAGGTGGTCACCGTTGATGACCAGCCGGTACGTGGATACAGCGGCGCCCTGGTCACGCCCACCATTGCCAGGAACGACTTCCAGGCGGATCTGATCGTGGTGGGCTCCTCTGTGGAAGCCGCCATCGGTGCGGAGTACCTGGACCGGGCCCTTGCGCCGGCGAAACCGATCCATGGCTGGTTGCTGGATGCAAAAGCCCGGGGTGCGGTGATTGCCAGCGTCTGCACCGGCAGTTTTGTGCTGGCGGAAGCCGGACTGATGGACGATGCGGTGGCGACAACCCACTGGCGGGCGGCGCCCATGTTCCGCGATCGGTACCCGGATATCCGACTGGACGAAAACCAGCTGGTGGTGGATAACGGCCAGATTATCTGTGCTGGCGGTGCCACGGCCTTCGTGGACCTGTGCCTGTATCTTGTGGAGCGGTTTGCTTCACCGTCGGTGGCGCTGGCCTGCAGCAAAATGCTGGTGATGGATGGCCGCCGGCAGGAACAGACACCCTACATGGCGTTCTACAGCACGAAGGCCCATCAGGATGAGGCCATTCGAAAGGCGCAGGGATGGCTGGAGGCGCATTATGCCGAACCGGTTACCATTGATGAGGTGGCCTCTGTCGCCGGCCTGGGAACCCGTACCTTCAAACGGCGCTTCAAGGAAGCCACCGGTGAGACACCGATCAGCTACTTGCAGCACCTTCGCATTGAGGCGGCCAAACATCTGCTTGAGTCCAGTCGTGAGCAGACTGCCCGCATCATCTGGAGCGTGGGTTATGAAGACGCCAGTTCTTTCCGGCGACTGTTCAAGCGCACGGCGGGTTGTACCATGGAGCAGTACCGCAAACGTTTCAGCTACGTATCGCCGGCCGCGGCCTAG
- a CDS encoding MarC family protein, with amino-acid sequence MLDLFFSSYISGTIRFLFLLAPFFVVTMFLALTRGLPAPEKASIIRRSTLSALILGLVLFFVGPVLFKAIGITLDSFRIGAGSLLFLTAISLVTSGTRNHATSLPNEDRDDIAVVPLAIPVMIGPATIGAILVYGAELNRVPAVLGGLLGLVSSLVIMAVLLHLSGYLERVLGKTGLNILSKISGLILSAMAAEIVLTGIAGFMGSL; translated from the coding sequence ATGCTCGATCTTTTCTTTAGCTCATACATCAGTGGCACTATCCGCTTCCTGTTTCTGCTTGCGCCCTTTTTCGTGGTTACCATGTTTCTGGCGCTGACGCGGGGTCTGCCGGCGCCGGAGAAGGCCTCGATTATTCGCCGTTCGACCCTGTCGGCGCTTATTCTCGGGCTGGTGTTGTTTTTTGTCGGCCCGGTGCTGTTCAAGGCTATTGGCATTACCCTGGATTCTTTCCGTATCGGTGCCGGCAGTCTGCTGTTTCTAACGGCCATCAGCCTGGTGACCAGCGGCACTCGTAACCATGCCACCAGCCTGCCCAACGAGGATCGGGACGACATTGCCGTGGTGCCGCTGGCGATTCCGGTGATGATCGGCCCGGCGACCATTGGTGCCATTCTGGTGTACGGCGCTGAACTGAACCGGGTGCCGGCGGTGCTGGGTGGTCTGTTGGGGCTGGTGTCGAGCCTGGTGATCATGGCGGTTCTGCTGCATCTTTCCGGTTATCTGGAACGGGTACTGGGGAAAACCGGTCTGAACATTCTGTCCAAGATCAGCGGGCTGATCCTCTCGGCCATGGCCGCGGAAATTGTACTGACGGGTATCGCCGGCTTCATGGGTTCCCTGTAA